Part of the Lolium rigidum isolate FL_2022 chromosome 6, APGP_CSIRO_Lrig_0.1, whole genome shotgun sequence genome, gtggcagccgggcctcaagggaaactactggatattaaggtactccttttaatagagtaccggagcaaagcattaacacttggtgaaaacatgttatcctcacatcaccgccatcccctccggttgtcccgatttctgtcacttcggggcctttggttccggacagcgacatgtgtgtaacggcccagggtagtatCCCATATTagattgtttgttgttttcttttgtgcatcatcatgcatcatatcatccatgattttactaaataaaataattttaaataGAAACTATTTTGGTTTTACCCTCTCATATGGTGTATTTAATAAACCACCTCCTTCTACTCATTTAACAAAACCACCATATCAAAtttacaaaataaattaaatgttcTCAACTCGTTTTCTACTTCAAAATCAAGTTTGGTTTTCGGTTTGTTTTAAATTCAAAACAGTTTTCAAAATAAAGGAGAAAAGGTTTTAAAAAACAAAACTCTAACCCCTAAACCAGGCCTCTCTCTGGCCCTTTTCTTCCTTCTCTCCCTGCAGCCCAGCCGACCAGGCCCATACCTTGCCAACCGGAGGCCTCTTCTTTCCCAGACCCTTAGCCCATCTAACCTTCTGGAGCAGCCCACCTGTGAAGCCCGAtccagcccgtaccccttcgccccCCTTCTTTTTTACCTTGTCGTCATCTCCAGAGAGGAGCACGAGAGCAGCGTGGGTGCTGTGGTCCTCCCCACAACCACCGCGCCAACCACCACCACCTGATCCCTCCCCTCTCttatcctccacacaaaccctagccaccaaccctagccttccctcctcctccctccgcgCCGCCaatttcttcttctcttttcctCTCTGTGAACACCACCGAAGCCACCACCACAGGTCCGCCATGGCGCCGCCTCTCCAGGACGCCCCTCGGCATGCTGAGCACACCATCGGCTCCGCCTCGTCTCCCTTTTGCTCCTCGCGGGAGGAATCGAGCCCGGACGCCCCAAGTCGCCTCCAATTTCGCCGTTTCCGTCTTCGAGTCCGGCGTGAAAATCTGCGATTCCGGCGACCACCGCTCTTCTCCGGCGAAGGCGACGGCACGTCGAGCTTCACGGTACCCGCGCGCACCCCCTGGACATCCTTTCCCCCTCCCTCTCTTCCGTTTTCCTCCTCTCGCTGTGGTGCCCGGTTCCTTCTCCGCAGATCCTCATCGCCGGCGGCCCTCCGACGACCTTCTCTGAGCGGCGCCGCCTCCTGGTGGTTCACGCCGTCGAGGCGCACCTGGAACCACCCCCGCACGCCTCCGGGGACGCCTGCATCGCCGCTTCCTTCGTCGCCGAGCCGCGGTGACCACGCCTCTCTGGAACGCGCTCGGCATCGGCCCGCCTCGAGCACCTGCAGTGCGTGCACGGAAGCTCCGCCACGCTGGCATCCGACGTGGCCAGCGGGCCCACTCGTCATCCTCTCTGGCTAGCTCAGCCCCCGGTGAGAAACAATCCCAGATCCAATCTGGATCTGCATCTTTACGTTTTGCCCCCTGCAGCTTTTGCACACCAACCCGCAGCCCCTGACCCTGTCTGTTTTAAGAAAACCCCCCTGCATCTTTAGAAAAGAAACCCggggtccccccccccccccccccgtatgAATTTGTTTCTGGGTCCTTTTCTAATAACAATAAATCGGTTTTCCCTACATTAATTAATAAAAACTAaactgttaataacttttaaatggtaattcaaaatgaaaagtgttatatatgaattttgatcagaaaaatgcactgaacatgaatatgccatccatttacctgtttgcatcttgcatcatgacgcaatgtgatagtttgtgcataccacctaacatatatgcggagtatttcggatatccacctaaggtttccccgctccgtttaatattgaagtagctcacccctgccatgatatgtcatgctaatcaacacttaaattttccggtagaaaatgcaactccaaccttaatttgtttgtccggggtcccGACTCCgactaatatggataagttgcactgcaccatccttgccatgtcatgcatatcttaccttgctcatgccggttcttattccgtagttgtaagatttgcatccgtatgtttgtgtagcatttgcttcttcccggataggatcacgaagtgttgatgtgagatacgacgagttctccgacaagttcttctgcagcttttcacaggcgagccctctctcttcacctatttacactctccctcgcattgctatccttatgttgcgcttctttatcgagtcacgtgtcctactccacttgtttaccataataatcctatatgcaccattccttatccatagccgttgcttgatgtttgagccttgcgagtcgtaggcgtgtttaggttctgttgtttatctcgatctgttatcgggatatgttgggttgttgggaggttatcacatgctatatcagttgttggagatacacatgctttacttaattgttaacaactaaaattgtaagcagaggcatctgtgagcccctttgcgaaagcatcggaactttgactcgctaatgtcccctaggacccgagttcttgttatccgttccgagattgagcgctctacccatgcgtggggacgattattgggacccccctcacccattaccttttctcaagtcagttgaaaagggggccacaaccttggttttatttgcctatgccatgtatgccatgctttattactgttgccttcgggtgtttattactgttgccttcgggtgtttattactgttgccttcgggtgtttacttatgtactgtaccccgcgggacgtttagcgaagcgtgtggtttgcacgcctagccgccgacgcaaaccccgagtccgctcggagtacggccggacttcgtcacgggtagcctagttgggtggccccctagactttcttgttgagctgggaacggtcttgttgtgagacatccacctgtcgtaagtgggtcgagcatgcgtatggttacatttgggcaacccctgcagggtgtacatcttatcgataagccgtgtcgcggttatggacgacttggaattgtatagcttgatcatagaacaacttacaccgttatcttgttgctaataatttgctaataacttgcgtagtaatatagcattactataacggctacctaataaaacttgtccaccgttgagtgccttttacattgcctcttcgcaattgttgaaggggatatgtgtaatcggctggttatgtttgtgtagtatttatccggtaccttatgcgctctcttatcttctctgattagacggatgttgtagcgtgtctctattggttatagttttgctgccgctaaacctaccatatagccctaggcgatatatatttatactcgctcggcgagcatagccatttctagtctcgctaagtacgtgccggagttcgttccttggtacttactctcgcctttcccttttctcttttgcttcctcccttttgtcggcaaccgatggcccgactttgacaggtacgagatgacgacgttagcaaggttacccttccggcttggctcgggcagggttatggacgccactggttatcttcaggactcttagtccgatttgtatcttgtccgtactcggacgtattcgatcttctgtatgatttggatctttgtattgtatatttgtatcttggctcGTTGgaatcgttgttgtaatatatgtttcttgtgggctctattgtaatcctgttgtaatgttaccgctcgtgttaattcctctggcatcacgtgtgtgattcgtcgcgcacgtcgtgtcggagggcgtctcagaatcgatatcgtgcggatttcggcgggttcgctgggatcctcatggtaccggttccggggcgtcacaatgtgcatacaacttgtagatacaatctaagcaatacatatagagcttaaatctaagatcatgccactcgggccctagtgacaagcattaagcataacaagattgcagcaacaataacttcacaaactttatagatagactaatcataatgtatcatccatcggatcccaacaaacacaacaacgattacatcagatggatctcaatcatgtaaggcagctcatgagatcattgtattgaagtacatagaggagagaataccaactagctactgctagaacccgtagtccatgggggaactactcacagagcatgatggaggcggtggcgtcgatggagatggcttccggtggcacttccccgtcccgtcagggtgccggaacagagacttctgtccgccgaattggagtttcgcgatggcggcggcgcccctggagtctttctggagtttcgtcaattggtactgtgtttttaggttgaaaggggttttataggcgaagaggcggcgcaggagggtgcctgggggctcctcaccataggctggcgcgggcccaggccaggccgcgccgccttatggtgtggtggccctccggccctctccgactcttcttcggtgttcggagccttccgggaaaaataggaggtttggcgttgatttcgtccaattcgagaatattgcccgaacagcctttctggaaccaaaaacagcagtaaaatagaaccggcactcgtggcatcttgttaataggttagttccggaaaacgcataaaaacattataaagtgcaagcaaaacatgtaagtattgtcacaaaacaagcatggaacgacgaaattatggatacgtcggggacgtatcagcatccccaagcttagtttcgctcgtcccgagcagtaaacgataaaaagaataatttctgtagtgacatgctacttacataaccttgatcatactattacaaagcatatgaaatgaatgaagtgactcaaggcaatgatatatagttgctaacaaatagataacatatagcaaaacttttcatgaagagtactttcaagacaagcatcaaaagtcttgcataagagttaactcataaagcaatagattcaaagtaaaggcatcgaagcaacacaaaggaagatataagtttcagcggttgctttcaactttcaacatgcatatctcatggataattatcaacataaagtaatatgatgaatgcaaataagcaagtatgtaagaatcaatgcacagttgacacaagtgtttgcttctaagatggaaggaagtaggtaaactgactcaacataaagtaaaaagaatggcccttcgcagagggaagcattgattgctatatttgtgctagagctttggttttgaaaacatcaagagagtataaaagtaaaattttgagaggtgtttgttgttgtcaacgaatgtgtcaacacccgggtttttaagtccagatgcctattatgccattcatcgcaatcccaggaatattgtttttgcgagacataatagattgatatcacagaacatcattcattacaacatcgtaattgtcttacaacaaaggatcacatgatcNNNNNNNNNNNNNNNNNNNNNNNNNNNNNNNNNNNNNNNNNNNNNNNNNNNNNNNNNNNNNNNNNNNNNNNNNNNNNNNNNNNNNNNNNNNNNNNNNNNNCCAAACAGACTGAATATAACATATTAACATAAGTGACTAATTGTCTACTGTTGTTTTTGGTCCAAAAATGTAGACTACGCAAATAGAGTGCTTTCTTTTATGACAGAGGTCATGTAATTCGATTACATACAACTTTGGGTGTACTGAAGGTTATATTGTTTCAAGGATAACCTGCCACTGTAAAACCCTGCTGTATATCATGAATTTTGTACAACATCAAGGTAATTTCATCGAAATCCTGGTGCATGCCTACAGTGCATTGTTCAAACGATGTTGATGTAACTTATTAGCACGTTATGATATATgaaaacttgtcaaaattctgGTGAGACAACATAAATATATATGTGGTATAAAACTTATTAGCATGTTATGTAACTTAATCAACTCTTTGTGAAATCAGAACAACAACAAATAAATGTAGAGGGACTAAAAACATCCCAAGTGCTTGCTCCAACTCTTTGTGAAAACAGAACTTATTAGCATGTTCTTAGCATGTTATGTAACTTAGCAGAGATATCAAGGGTAGCTGAAGTTTGTAGCAATGCCCAGATGTTGCCAGTTCATTACCTTGAACATGCGTTGCCTGGCGTTAAGATCATGCAGGTGAATAATTGATAGATGTTCTATATCTGATCGAGAGCATATAGAGTATTTGTAGCAGCAAGAAGAAGGACCTTGTCATCATTATGGCTTGCACCCTGTAAATAAGGGCACAAAATAAACCAATAGTATTGGGATCTGTTCACTTCCTGCATAGTCACTTATAACATGTATTATATTGTGTCGTAACTTACTCTATGAAGCTCTTGAGGTAATATATGAAGTTGTGTCACAGTGGTATTGAATTAAAAGCACCGAGCTAGAGTCCTTGCAGACAAATATGTACTGTTAAAGATGAGTTTTTGGTAAGAAATTCATGTACACCTTCTGAAATGCACGTAAAGAGATGAATCAGCAAGTTTTCCAGGGCTAGACCATGGATGAGATGTAGTAGATGATACATGAAGGTAGCAACATAACATGTAATGAACTTGTGGGGACAAAGAGGAAACTAAAGCCACTGGCCAGCAATGTACAACATAAAAAAAAACTCAGGTGCAACTTCATTGAGATTTACCATGATGATATGTATCAAACTTATGCGTCAGTTCACAACAGTTGCATGAAGCTACTAAAATCTATGCGTCAATCCACAACAGTTGCAAAGTCTGTTCCGGCACCAGCTACGCTTCACGCTTGCAACTAAAAATGTAGCATATCACTTCAGTGCATTAAAAAATGTTCCAGGTGATGTGAACTTTTCGAGATCACTCATTTATAAGAAACCTAATTATAAGACCATTCCATTGCTGAACACACCAGAAAATTACATAATCGGTCTCAGTTAGGCATATTGCTTTGCAAATTTAAAGAAGGTATATGCATAAAAGGTTGGTTTCTTCAGCCCCTATACTCTACTTAACAGAGAACAACACTCTATTTGCCTGGTAATAATTAAGATGAGAGATCATCTTCCTTAAAAACCGACATAATATTTTCCAGGTAACCTTAAGAACAGATTTTGCCATAACAAATCGTAAATACCACGCGCCCATGATTTCTTTCCAAACAAATAGCATATGGAGATTTATTTACGCCATTGATTTAGCGGACAACCAATCCATCCGCACCATCCTCCCTTTCCCAAATATCGCTCTACGCCTCCTAGCCAATCAGCAAGGCGAGCACACGACGATCTAAGCAAACAGCTACAATGGCGAAAATTGTTGGAGCCCATCGACATATCGATTTGGTCTCGGGTAAGTTCGATGAAGCATTCATGCTTACCATCTAATTAGCTTCTGATAAGGGACAGTCGGATTGTGAGAGCGGAAATCATACCGAGCCGGCTGTAGCACTTGTGCAGTGCAGGGAGGAAGAGGCCATTGACCCTAGGGCAGGGAGAGGAGGTGTCGGACGAAGCCGTCGTGTGGAGAGGAAGCGGAAAGGAGAAGTCGTGGCGGGGAAAGGGGCGGCGGCGACGCATTGGCGTGAAGAGCTGGCCGCAGGAGAACCGAGGGAGGGGTGGCCGCTACGTGCTGCAGGCCGGCAGAGGCTTCGCGTTTAACTCCGAACGGCAAggaagagaggagaggaggggcgCCGCACCTGGTGGAATCTGATGGGCGTGCAGACGCTCTtgaccgcggccgccgccgccgcctgccgcgccTAGCTTTGCAGAGGAGCTGGCGCTCGGGCTGGGCTAAGCCATCGGAGGAGCGTTTGCGAGGGGATTCTGGTATCTTCGTCTAAACAGAGAGAGACTGATAGCTGGATAAGAACAGAGATGGTGACATTGAGCAACTGTTCTCTGCTTTGGCCTTTGGCTAGCTAGGACTGATTAGCTAGCTAGAGACTGATTACTTCTAGGACTGATTAGCTAGCTTACGCTGCTGTATTTTTTTACGGTAAGCTACGCTGCTGTTATTTCTAAATTAAGAAGCTAGGGCTGAGTCCTAAAAAAATACACGATGATTAGCTACGTTGCCCTAAGAAAATCTAGCTACACTTTCTAAGAAATGCTAGCTCTTCTTAAAGTGTAGTTCTTCTACAATAGTATTTTTTTTATAAAGCTAAGAAATCAAGTGGAAATGCATAACATATATTCAACGCCACTGGTATTTGCAGGTTTCATGAATGTTCAATTATATTCATTTATCAATTCTACATGTATGCTAGATTTAAAATCAGTCGATCCAGTTTTTATGTTACTTATGCAGTTGCACTTTTAATCTACATCGTTTGCCCTTTTACAAGTGTACAACGGCTAATTTTATCATTTGTAATATATCGTTTGTTTTATACTATGAAATCAGTGGTTTTTATTATTCAACTGACTGGTATGATTTAATAAACTAATTGACTTATGAGAGTGGGACCTTTAAAATGTATGTTCTTGAGCCGTATGAAATTATTATTACTTTGTTCGCATTAAATTGCGCCAAAGTTGTGAAGATTGCGTGCCGCGTTGATTAAAACCGCGTCAATTAAAACGGATCAAAGGGTGTACGTGATTTCACTTACCTGTTTGGAGGTGTTTAGTGATGGTTGATGTTTAATGTTTCTATCTTAATCATTTTTATTTTTACATGTTTTGTTACCAGTAACAACGCACGCGGCACTTTACTAGTCTTCAGAAAATTCAGAATTTCAGAGTTCAGCAACGACATGGGGACACATTTCCACCCATCCGAGCCAAGTTTGAGTCCTTGGACTAACAATTTTGGGTTATCTCGCCATTCTTCTTAATATGATGCGGAGGTGCTCACACAAAATAAATCATACGAGAAACCAACAAATGATTCTCACAGACTCCCAGCCACCTTTTTGTTCAGTTCTTCTCTTGCACTGGTCTGAACATAAACTCGTGAGTGCCAAGTAAGAGATTGACTGCTGCGACATAATACACTCGATCATGTGAAGCTCATCTACTCGTAAAGCTTCCTTCAGAAATAAACAAAAATCTACTCAGAAAGGGCAAGAATGGACAATTGAAGTTTGGTGCTGCCATAACTATATCTGAACAAGCAAATGCTCCTGAGTCCGTCCACACACACAATAATGGTATCACCCACAGCTGGCCTGGTCCTATACAAAGCAGAACGCACAATTGTTTGTTGCAACTGAGCCGATACAACCGGGGAATGGTCTGACAAGGTAGACATGCAACATTGCTTTGTTCTGTTCAAACTGCCATTACCATGAGAGGGAGAAACGGGAACAACACCAGCACGATGATGCCACCACATACGTGAAACAAATCAGTACCAAAAACCAGAAGCATCGACCATGCCACAACTGTCAAACATCACATGTAACTTCTCTAAAAACAAGATTCACCACTGGATGTAATTACCATCGAAACAGTCAAAAGCCGAACTGCACAGCTCTGTCAAgacatgaagacaatgaagttctGAATGCCAACTTCTACACCGACGGTTGGCTGCGAATTTTTCTAACAAAAAAAACGGGCCTAAAGAGTTGCTACAGCAGACCACGCAAATAGTAGAAACACACATTGGTAAATACACAAACAAATCAGCGCAGCAGAACAACCAGAAATTATCTAGCAATAACAGAAACCGCCAAATAAAAGACAGTCGGAGTGCATGCCTACTAAGCTTGTGCATAATTCATGAAAACTTGGTCACTgaataaacaagtcatgctaaGTTGATTAGCCGGTTTGATGTCAAATGTCCATCTTGATGTGTTGCCGTCCCATGACCCTTACGAGCTCACCATGTTGAACTGGAACTTGGACAGCTGCTGCGGGATGGTGGAAATGACAGGCCCGTACCACTGCATCCACATACATAGAAAGCAAATTTCAGGTTTCCGTTCACACATTTAAGACAGCAACATAAAAGCATGATAGATTAAAGCTGCACAGGGAAATATAGCCATGTGAGAATTAGCTAACTCGGTACGGAGTTTATAGGCTTTACTTGAAAGGGTTCCGTTTGAATTTGGTTAAAAAAAACTGCAGGTTCCAACTGCCATATATACCTATGGCCTGGAAACCAAGCCACATCCAATGGCACCAAAGAAACCCAGATCAAAGAAGTTTCATAGCTACCCCGCAAAAAAAAGTTTCATAGCTAGAAGAGACAAATACTTTCTCACAGATATCAACTCCCATTCTTTTATGTGCAGCAAAACAAAACTGATTTATCGGGACACATATTGTTAAGAAAAAAATCTAAGTCCCTGGGCTTTTTATTAGCCATATACATCAACACACTTGGGTACAATGTTTGAAAACATCATGCAAAGCTAACTTTCAGAGTGGGGGGCACTGCCACTTACCTGAACATTGTCATAGAGCTCAAACAGTGGAACAGCAAGTAGCTTCAGGTTCCTTGGAACAGCGAAATACTCCTTTTCAGTCAGGTGAACAATGAAAAGCTTCTTGCACTCCTGTTCAACCACATTGGTCATTTCCATTATCTAATCCCAACTCCCAATAATAGGGGGTAACAGAAACCCCTTAAAGCAACAATGTACCTTGGGCTTGGCTATATGCGGAGGGCAGTAAGGATACATCACAGTCTCAAAGTTTGGCCTCCACCAGACAGCAACACACTCACCAACCTTGAAGTGGTAAACATATTAGATCTTTATCCAAATGGGTACAGTTATCGTTACGCAATATCTAAGAGTAAAAACACCTCATAACATTGTAAGCATGTGGTAACAGAAACGGAACCCAGGATTACTGTAAGCAGCAGCTAGATAGGCAAGTTCACACTGATTCCAAGCATTTCATACTTCGGTAAGTACATAGCAAAGACTGTGCAGAAAGAGTACACTGCAGTGCGACATAACTACCTACAGATGTCCATTGTGAATATTGTTGTATATAAACATGTGGACACAGAAAATTATATTGGCGCATTAGTGAGACAGTAGGCAGTTCATGCTCTAAATCTTGAAAACTGAGAACATGATATCTGCAGTTATCAGTCAGCACCAATGCCACTTTTCCATTTATGTACAGTTGCAATATAGTACATATGGAGCAATATATAATGTTCATGACATGCCTTAAATAAGATGTAACTATTATAGCCATGGTTAGTGGATCACTTtcagaaaacaaaaaaacaaaaaaaaccatgGTTAGTAGGTGGGTTGATGAAAGCTGAAATAGCAGTTTAGTCGTTTATTTCTTCCAGGTGCAGATACTCTCCTGTACAGAAGTATTAACTATGATTTAACAAGGTACAAAGTGACCAGTTCCAGCAAAACTAGGTAATACACTCTGACCATACACCATCAACAAAAAAACTGAGCTTCTCTCGAATGCCTTACCTGCCAGTTAGGTGGAAAAGTAGGAGAATTCACTGCAAGTTTGCTGGACAGCTTTCTTTTCAGGCCCTCGATTTCTGTAGAATCCCAGATACGTAAGAAAACACATGATAGTTTCATGTACAAGGAACATGATAAAAAAGTGGAGCAACAAAAACGACCATTTTCTCCAGGCTTCAACCGTCCACCAGGAAGTTTGCAAAATGTATTCCCAATTTGCAACAGCAGAATGTGGGGGTGATTGTGCTCTTGCACCTGCATAGGATAACATGAGTAAATATTTCAGTTTGTTTGCCAAGCCCACTGACCAATTGCTATTGCATGAAGTTGCCAGCAATTAGATGCTTCGAAGCATAAAAATGCATACGAACATGATTATGAGATAGAAGAATAGAAACATACCAACAGGATTGCTTCAACACTTGTCCTCATTCCTTCTTTCATGTAGCTGCCATTTGCCAAATtaattagtaagttgatcaatttgacagAACAAGGTTGAGAAACATGCTTAGCAAAGGAGCCAAACTGTTCACATGACACTTAAAAGGCAAAGCATAATGCACATTTATATTTCAGTCAACAGAAGAAACATGAAAGCTTACATCTACTTTCCTTTAAGACACAAATTGATTTCACATTCCAGGCCAGTCTACCAACAAATTATCATGTAAAACTACTAGTTCTTACAAAATGGGGAAATGGACCTTGAAGGCAGGCACTAAATTCCTTATGTTTGTAGAGTACTGCACAATACTTGTAGATCATTTCTTTTCATCCTACACAAAGACTAGCCTACAAAAGGCATTTCATTGGGCGAATCAATAACATGCAAATGATATAGGGTTGTGCGGAAGCTTTCATACCTATTTGACATAACATGGAAAGTTCTGTCTATTTCAGCATGAAAAGAAAGGGTTTCAGTGATAATATTGCTACTGCAATGTGCAAAACTGAAGACAACAGAAAACAGATTAATCGAGAGTCAGCATACCGTGGCAACAGCTGCCTTAGCTGGACCTCTGATACTAACAGGACAAGATTCTATGAGGCGTTAATATCATTGCTAAGGAGCTATCGAGTGAGGCTGGTACCCATCAGCTTCCGTTACTCCTCACATTTTCCATAAACAGTTTGTTATCAAACTGCACTGTTTAATTGCCACCGGGAATTGATTGTCCAAGTAATGGTAAAAAATTCTCACCGCCAGGTCGCCTGGGTAAAATGACATTGGATTGGTgaccatgattataaaagcaaatAGTACAACAATCTCACAGAATAAAAAACACACGCGCAAATTTGCAGATAACAGGATGGGGTGAGAACGTGCATGACATTTTGACATGAAATTTGCACACATTAGCAGCAAACTAGCCAGTTAGTCATTTAGCAAAACAGTTCAAGGATCACCTAGTCCTTGAAGCTTCAAGCAAACACATGCATAGGCAGAACCAACTATACTATCCAAAGCAGTAACACAAGATAAAATATTGGACATCAGATTCAGGCGCTAGTTATAAACAAGACATCAAAGGCTCGCCAGGCCACAGCCAGACAAGGGCTGGTAGGATTTCGTCAAAGGCATGAAACTCATGAACTCGGCCATCATGTTCAGAAGTTCCAGATGCACAAAACTAAAGAGTTGGAAGAAAAGGCTCACCAGGCCAGAACAAGGGCTGGTAGGATTTCGTCCGTGGCGAAACCTTGGCTTGCTGACGATCTGCTGAGGCGCAGTCTCCTGGCctccgctgtcgccgccgcgccGCTTTCCTTGATtccctctcgccgccgccgcgtagCGCTCGGGCCTTCCGCCGCCGCGTAGCGCCCCGGTCGTCCCTGTTCCTTCCGCCGCCGCGTAGC contains:
- the LOC124661490 gene encoding pre-mRNA cleavage factor Im 25 kDa subunit 2-like; amino-acid sequence: MKEGMRTSVEAILLVQEHNHPHILLLQIGNTFCKLPGGRLKPGENEIEGLKRKLSSKLAVNSPTFPPNWQVGECVAVWWRPNFETVMYPYCPPHIAKPKECKKLFIVHLTEKEYFAVPRNLKLLAVPLFELYDNVQWYGPVISTIPQQLSKFQFNMVSS